In Polyangia bacterium, one DNA window encodes the following:
- a CDS encoding glycoside hydrolase family 71/99-like protein, producing the protein MGMLGRLNSLAIGALSVAACAGSGTIGGVTGGGNGGGGAAAGGANGSGGAGGAMGVGGAGGSGADAADRAVIDASTLLHKFLMGYQGWFACPADGAPTNRWVHWFRGQTPTAADVTVDLWPDLAELADDELFDTSMTLPGGQPARLYSAWTPATVQRHFRWMRDADLDGVMLQRFSAELGDQSLFAFRNQVTKNVRSGAEQYGRVFAVMYDVSGANAATLLETLKTDWSYLVNTLKVTESDRYLRQQGKPLLAIWGLGFAAGPTAAQAQAIITYFKSSAPAAEQVTLLGGVPWGWRTLTNDARPEAEWSAVYRSFDVISPWTVGAFANAAGADNFSAGRWCPIWRRRKRPAWRTCRWSFPGSAGKT; encoded by the coding sequence ATGGGTATGCTTGGTCGTCTCAACAGTCTGGCGATCGGGGCGCTGTCGGTGGCGGCGTGCGCGGGCTCGGGCACGATCGGCGGCGTGACCGGCGGCGGGAACGGCGGCGGTGGGGCAGCTGCCGGTGGCGCAAACGGTTCGGGCGGCGCCGGCGGGGCGATGGGCGTGGGTGGCGCGGGCGGTTCGGGCGCCGATGCCGCGGACCGCGCGGTCATCGACGCCAGCACGCTGTTGCACAAATTCTTGATGGGCTATCAAGGTTGGTTCGCCTGTCCCGCCGACGGCGCGCCGACCAACCGCTGGGTGCACTGGTTTCGCGGCCAGACGCCGACCGCCGCCGACGTCACCGTCGATCTGTGGCCCGATCTGGCCGAACTTGCTGACGACGAGCTGTTCGACACCAGCATGACCTTACCTGGCGGCCAGCCAGCCCGCCTTTATTCAGCGTGGACGCCGGCCACTGTACAGCGGCATTTTCGCTGGATGCGCGACGCCGATCTCGATGGCGTGATGCTGCAGCGGTTCTCGGCGGAGCTCGGCGATCAATCGTTGTTCGCCTTTCGCAACCAGGTGACCAAGAACGTGCGCAGCGGCGCCGAACAGTACGGCCGGGTGTTCGCCGTGATGTACGACGTGAGCGGGGCGAACGCCGCGACGTTGCTGGAGACCTTGAAGACCGACTGGTCGTATCTGGTCAACACGCTGAAGGTCACCGAGAGCGATCGCTACCTGCGACAGCAGGGAAAACCGCTGCTGGCCATCTGGGGCCTGGGCTTTGCCGCTGGCCCGACGGCCGCCCAGGCGCAGGCGATCATCACGTACTTCAAATCATCCGCGCCGGCGGCCGAGCAGGTGACGCTGCTGGGCGGCGTGCCGTGGGGCTGGCGGACATTGACCAATGATGCCCGTCCCGAAGCCGAATGGTCGGCGGTCTATCGATCGTTCGACGTGATCAGTCCCTGGACCGTCGGGGCCTTCGCCAACGCGGCGGGCGCCGACAATTTCTCAGCCGGCAGGTGGTGCCCGATCTGGCGGCGGCGCAAGCGGCCGGCGTGGCGTACCTGCCGGTGGTCTTTCCCGGGTTCAGCTGGAAAAACCTGA
- a CDS encoding response regulator, whose amino-acid sequence MPRILLVEDNEDDIALTLRAFERAKLREQVAVARDGREALDFIMGQGQYAGREVDRMPELILLDLNLPKLGGLQVLEQLRQHAASRYVPVVVLTSSVEERDITESYRLGANSYVQKPVDFSQFLEATRDLGLYWLSLNRRVPPHVR is encoded by the coding sequence ATGCCCAGGATTTTGCTGGTGGAAGACAACGAGGACGACATCGCCCTGACCCTGCGGGCCTTCGAGCGCGCCAAGCTGCGCGAGCAGGTGGCGGTGGCGCGCGACGGCCGCGAGGCACTGGACTTCATCATGGGCCAGGGCCAGTACGCCGGCCGCGAGGTGGACCGTATGCCGGAGCTGATCCTTCTCGATCTCAACCTTCCCAAGCTGGGCGGGTTGCAGGTGCTGGAACAACTGCGCCAGCACGCGGCGTCGCGGTACGTGCCGGTGGTGGTGCTGACCTCGTCGGTGGAAGAGCGCGACATTACCGAGAGCTATCGCCTGGGCGCCAACAGTTACGTGCAAAAACCCGTCGATTTCAGCCAGTTCCTGGAGGCCACCCGCGATCTGGGACTTTACTGGCTGAGCCTCAACCGTCGCGTGCCACCCCATGTCCGATAG
- a CDS encoding protein-glutamate O-methyltransferase CheR: MPDGKDIEAIEVRLFLEAIHDRYGYDLRDYSTPSIRRRLLAALAKTGLAHLGELQHQVLNDPQLFTTVLEDLTVRVSEMFRDPSFYRSFRTQVIPILRTYPLLNVWHSGCASGEEAFSSAIILTEEGLYDRVQIYATDLSDRALEQAKQGLYSAEVIPQCSANYEAAGGTARFADYYRTAYDHFAMRESLRRRILFFQHNLVSDHVFAEMHIIFCRNVLIYFEPALRERVLKKFVESLCPGGFLCLGSSERLAPVYQDVFSTFDDRERIYRFGGLR; encoded by the coding sequence TTGCCTGACGGAAAGGACATCGAGGCCATCGAGGTGCGCCTGTTCCTGGAGGCGATTCACGATCGGTATGGATACGATCTGCGCGATTACTCGACGCCGTCGATCCGCCGGCGGCTGCTGGCGGCGCTGGCCAAGACCGGCCTTGCCCACCTGGGCGAGCTGCAACACCAGGTTTTGAACGATCCCCAGCTTTTCACCACCGTCCTCGAAGACCTCACCGTGCGGGTCAGCGAGATGTTTCGCGATCCCAGCTTTTATCGATCGTTTCGCACCCAGGTGATTCCCATCCTGCGCACCTATCCGCTGCTGAACGTCTGGCACAGCGGCTGCGCCTCGGGCGAGGAAGCTTTTTCGTCGGCCATCATCCTGACCGAGGAGGGTCTGTACGACCGGGTGCAGATCTATGCCACCGACCTCAGCGACCGGGCCCTCGAGCAGGCCAAGCAAGGCCTCTATTCAGCCGAGGTCATCCCGCAGTGTTCGGCGAACTATGAAGCGGCGGGCGGGACGGCGCGGTTCGCCGACTATTATCGAACCGCTTACGATCATTTCGCGATGCGAGAGTCCCTGCGCCGGCGCATCCTATTTTTCCAGCACAATTTGGTCTCGGACCACGTCTTTGCCGAGATGCACATCATCTTCTGCCGCAACGTCCTCATCTATTTCGAGCCGGCCCTGCGCGAGCGCGTGCTGAAAAAATTCGTCGAGAGCCTGTGCCCCGGCGGCTTCCTGTGCCTGGGCAGCAGCGAAAGGTTGGCGCCCGTCTACCAGGATGTGTTCTCGACGTTTGACGATCGGGAACGGATATACCGGTTCGGAGGCCTGAGGTGA
- the kduI gene encoding 5-dehydro-4-deoxy-D-glucuronate isomerase translates to MQSRFLPDIIRYKSMDSAALRAAYLFESAFVPGKVELFGVDADRAVVGGAVPTNAPLTLPVPSELRATYFCERREIGIINIGGAGKVRADEQTFAVKPRECVYVGRGTKAVTFESDDPAAPAAFYLVSFAAHAAYPTVHAGLDKARVKDIGSAEQASRRRLHQYIHQEGIKSCQLVMGFTEIESGSVWNTMPPHTHTRRCEIYLYFDMAADARVMHFMGTPEEMRTLVVADRQVVASPAWSMHFGAGTQNYRFVWAMGGENQAFDDMDGVAVTKLR, encoded by the coding sequence ATGCAGAGCCGTTTCCTGCCCGATATCATTCGCTACAAATCCATGGACTCGGCCGCGCTGCGAGCGGCGTATCTTTTCGAGTCGGCGTTCGTCCCCGGCAAGGTGGAACTGTTCGGCGTCGACGCCGATCGCGCCGTGGTGGGCGGCGCCGTGCCCACCAACGCGCCGCTGACGCTGCCGGTGCCGTCTGAATTGCGCGCCACGTATTTTTGCGAGCGGCGCGAGATCGGCATCATCAACATCGGCGGCGCCGGCAAGGTGCGCGCCGACGAGCAGACCTTCGCCGTCAAACCGCGCGAGTGTGTCTACGTCGGCCGCGGCACCAAGGCCGTGACCTTCGAGAGCGACGATCCGGCGGCGCCGGCGGCGTTCTATCTGGTCAGCTTTGCCGCGCACGCCGCCTACCCGACGGTGCACGCCGGCCTGGACAAGGCGCGGGTGAAAGACATCGGCAGCGCCGAACAAGCCAGCCGCCGCCGCCTGCACCAGTACATCCACCAGGAAGGCATCAAGAGCTGCCAGCTGGTGATGGGCTTCACCGAGATCGAATCGGGCAGCGTGTGGAACACCATGCCGCCGCACACGCACACCCGTCGCTGCGAGATCTACCTGTACTTCGACATGGCCGCCGACGCGCGCGTCATGCACTTCATGGGCACGCCCGAAGAGATGCGCACGCTGGTGGTGGCCGACAGGCAAGTGGTCGCCTCGCCGGCGTGGTCGATGCACTTTGGCGCCGGCACGCAGAACTATCGTTTCGTCTGGGCCATGGGCGGCGAGAACCAAGCCTTCGACGACATGGACGGCGTGGCCGTCACCAAGCTTCGCTGA
- a CDS encoding ATP-binding protein, protein MNTPAAKPAVLVVDDVEANLVVMEALLAGLNCEIVRATSGNDALKQLLRREFAVMLLDVQMPGMDGFEVAHYARDNPATRDVPIIFVTAMHETEGNVLRGYGSGAVDLLFKPINPHVLSSKVRVFIDLYLGRRRLADEIEAHKQTLGDLEAFNYSVSHDLRAPLRPLGGFSQVLLDDYSDKLDDQAKDYLRRIRNAAQRMGQLIDDLLNLSRLSRSELRRQSVDLSAIATEILAELRIDNGERAVNTVVEPGVTCQGDSHLLRIVLENLLRNAWKFTKDKSPATIAFGVRADAPANTGGAGHPVYFVRDDGVGFDAARANRLFQPFQRFHANNAFEGTGIGLAIVHRIVERHGGTIWPESEVGHGATFLFTLTPPGGGS, encoded by the coding sequence GTGAACACACCAGCGGCAAAACCGGCGGTCCTGGTGGTCGACGACGTCGAGGCGAACCTGGTGGTGATGGAGGCCCTGCTGGCCGGCCTCAATTGCGAGATCGTGCGCGCCACCAGCGGCAACGACGCCTTGAAGCAGCTTCTGCGGCGCGAGTTCGCGGTCATGCTGCTGGACGTGCAGATGCCGGGCATGGACGGCTTCGAGGTGGCGCACTATGCGCGCGACAACCCGGCCACCCGCGACGTCCCCATCATCTTCGTCACCGCCATGCACGAGACGGAAGGCAACGTGCTGCGCGGATACGGCAGCGGGGCGGTTGATCTGTTGTTCAAGCCGATCAACCCGCACGTGCTGTCCAGCAAGGTGCGGGTGTTCATCGACCTTTATCTGGGGCGGCGGCGGCTGGCCGACGAGATCGAAGCGCACAAGCAGACCTTGGGCGATCTGGAGGCGTTCAACTATTCGGTGTCGCACGATCTGCGCGCGCCGCTGCGGCCTTTGGGCGGGTTCAGCCAGGTGTTGCTAGATGACTACAGCGACAAGCTGGACGACCAGGCCAAGGATTACTTGCGTCGCATCCGCAACGCCGCCCAGCGCATGGGCCAGCTCATCGACGATCTGCTGAACCTGTCGCGCTTGAGCCGCAGCGAGCTGCGCCGCCAGTCGGTGGATCTGAGCGCCATCGCCACAGAGATCCTGGCCGAGCTGCGCATCGACAACGGCGAGCGGGCGGTGAACACCGTGGTCGAGCCGGGGGTGACCTGCCAGGGCGACTCGCACCTTCTGCGCATCGTCCTCGAGAACCTTCTGCGCAACGCCTGGAAATTCACCAAAGACAAATCGCCGGCCACCATCGCGTTCGGCGTGAGGGCCGATGCGCCGGCAAATACCGGCGGCGCCGGTCACCCGGTTTATTTCGTGCGCGACGACGGCGTGGGGTTCGACGCCGCCCGCGCCAACCGACTGTTCCAGCCCTTCCAGCGCTTTCACGCCAACAACGCCTTCGAGGGGACGGGCATCGGGCTGGCCATCGTTCACCGCATCGTCGAGCGCCATGGCGGCACCATCTGGCCCGAGTCGGAGGTTGGCCACGGCGCTACGTTCTTGTTCACGCTGACGCCACCCGGAGGAGGTTCGTAG
- a CDS encoding response regulator — protein sequence MSDRKALRILLVEDDENDAALLLRHLRQIGYDVVHQRVDTEAAMQAALAENWDLVLSDFSMPTFSAPAALAVLKEHSIDIPFIIISGTIDDEMAVDAMRAGAQDFLVKGRLARLQPAIERELREAAIRGERRTMQEKLLVSDRMVSVGTLAAGVAHEINNPLAALVANLDVVALTVAEITKARENVPKNAKTDGADDAAKTSSILDARLRELEEPLRDAREAADRVRQIVKDVKIFSRAADSSRHAVDVHRILDSSLRIAWTEIRNRARLQKNYGPLSVVLGNESRLGQVFLNLIVNAAQAIVEGNPAENEITITTTPAAGGRVAIDVRDSGSGIPESVRSKIFDAFFTTKPVGVGTGLGLSICHRLISEMGGTISVDSEEGKGTVFRVELLAASGDAAGTPPPLMTTPRLARRGRVLVIDDEAAVATVITRLLSAEHDVVEVTSARQALELIDKGQRFDILFTDMQMPDVTGMDLHATLSTQAPDQADRMVFMSGGTYVPVVRDFLHQVKNPRISKPFDVGTLRALVYNLVR from the coding sequence ATGTCCGATAGGAAGGCGCTGCGGATCCTCCTGGTGGAGGACGACGAGAACGACGCCGCTTTGCTGCTGCGCCACCTGCGCCAGATCGGCTACGACGTCGTTCATCAGCGCGTCGATACCGAGGCGGCCATGCAGGCGGCGCTGGCCGAGAACTGGGATCTGGTGCTGTCCGACTTTTCCATGCCGACCTTCAGCGCGCCGGCGGCGCTGGCCGTGCTGAAGGAACACAGCATCGACATTCCTTTCATCATCATTTCGGGGACCATCGACGACGAGATGGCGGTCGACGCCATGCGGGCCGGCGCCCAGGATTTTCTGGTCAAGGGCCGCCTGGCCCGTCTGCAGCCGGCCATCGAGCGCGAGCTGCGCGAGGCGGCCATCCGCGGCGAGCGGCGCACCATGCAGGAGAAGCTGCTGGTGTCCGATCGCATGGTGTCGGTGGGAACGCTGGCCGCCGGCGTGGCGCACGAGATCAACAACCCGCTGGCCGCGCTGGTGGCCAACCTGGACGTGGTGGCGCTGACCGTCGCCGAGATCACCAAGGCGCGTGAGAACGTCCCGAAAAACGCCAAGACCGACGGCGCCGACGACGCCGCCAAAACAAGCTCGATCCTCGACGCCCGCCTGCGCGAGCTGGAGGAGCCGTTGCGCGACGCGCGCGAGGCGGCGGATCGGGTGCGGCAGATCGTCAAGGACGTGAAGATCTTCTCGCGCGCCGCCGACAGCTCGCGCCACGCGGTCGACGTGCACCGCATCTTGGATTCGTCCCTGCGCATCGCCTGGACCGAGATCCGCAACCGCGCCCGCCTGCAAAAAAATTACGGCCCTTTGTCGGTGGTGCTGGGCAACGAATCGCGCCTGGGGCAGGTGTTCCTGAACCTGATCGTCAACGCCGCCCAGGCCATCGTCGAGGGGAATCCCGCCGAAAACGAGATCACCATAACCACCACGCCAGCAGCCGGCGGGCGGGTGGCCATCGACGTGCGCGACAGCGGGTCCGGCATTCCCGAGTCGGTGCGCAGCAAGATCTTCGACGCCTTCTTCACCACCAAGCCGGTGGGCGTCGGCACCGGTCTCGGATTGTCGATCTGCCACCGCTTGATCTCGGAGATGGGCGGCACCATCAGCGTCGACAGCGAGGAGGGCAAAGGTACCGTGTTCCGCGTCGAGTTGCTGGCTGCCAGCGGTGACGCCGCTGGCACACCGCCGCCGCTGATGACCACGCCCAGGCTGGCGCGGCGCGGGCGCGTGCTGGTCATCGACGACGAGGCGGCCGTGGCGACGGTGATCACGCGCCTGCTGTCCGCCGAGCACGACGTGGTCGAGGTGACCAGCGCCCGCCAGGCGCTGGAGCTGATCGACAAAGGCCAGCGCTTCGACATTCTGTTCACCGACATGCAAATGCCCGACGTGACCGGCATGGATCTGCACGCCACCCTCAGCACGCAAGCGCCCGATCAGGCCGACCGGATGGTCTTCATGTCGGGCGGCACCTACGTGCCGGTCGTGCGCGATTTTTTGCACCAGGTGAAAAACCCGCGCATCAGCAAACCCTTCGACGTCGGGACCCTGCGCGCGCTGGTTTATAACCTGGTCCGCTAG
- a CDS encoding HAD-IIA family hydrolase codes for MIRAVTGFLIDMDGVMYRGSKAIRGAADFISQLQQVNHPFLFLTNNSQRSRRDVCLRLRRMSIRVGEKQIFTCAMATARFLARQNPGGSAYVIGEGGLVTALHTNGFVFDDQKPDYVIVGEGKTLNMEMLEKAVTLINNGARLVATNLDPHCPTETGTRPGCGAVISLLEAATGRKALGIGKPSPITMQEAARELGTAPEDTVVIGDTMDTDILGGVQLGFRTVLVLSGGTKRADVDKYAFRPTYVVNSINDLIDHDVLGPVLPRQPERQIA; via the coding sequence ATGATTCGTGCAGTGACTGGGTTTCTGATCGACATGGATGGGGTGATGTATCGGGGGAGCAAAGCCATTCGCGGGGCGGCCGATTTCATCTCGCAGCTTCAGCAGGTCAATCACCCGTTTCTTTTTCTCACCAACAACAGCCAGCGCTCGCGCCGCGACGTGTGCCTGCGCCTGCGCCGGATGAGCATCCGGGTGGGGGAAAAACAGATCTTCACCTGCGCCATGGCCACGGCGCGTTTTCTGGCCCGCCAGAATCCGGGCGGCTCGGCGTACGTCATCGGCGAGGGTGGGCTGGTGACGGCGCTGCACACCAACGGATTTGTCTTTGACGATCAAAAGCCCGACTACGTGATCGTGGGCGAGGGCAAGACGCTGAACATGGAGATGCTGGAAAAGGCGGTCACGCTGATCAACAACGGCGCCCGCCTGGTGGCCACCAATCTGGATCCACACTGCCCGACCGAGACCGGCACCCGCCCCGGCTGCGGCGCGGTGATCTCATTGCTGGAGGCGGCCACTGGCCGCAAAGCGCTGGGCATCGGCAAGCCCAGCCCCATCACCATGCAAGAGGCGGCGCGGGAACTCGGCACCGCGCCCGAAGACACGGTGGTCATCGGCGACACCATGGACACCGACATCCTGGGCGGCGTGCAGCTGGGATTTCGCACTGTCCTGGTGTTGTCCGGCGGCACCAAGCGCGCCGACGTCGACAAATACGCCTTCCGACCCACCTATGTCGTCAATTCGATCAACGATTTGATCGACCACGACGTGCTGGGGCCGGTGTTGCCGCGACAGCCGGAGCGACAAATCGCCTAG
- a CDS encoding SDR family NAD(P)-dependent oxidoreductase: MSILNQFRLDGRLALITGASRGIGLALAVGLAEAGADIVAVSATMPEDPAASEIGRAVTKLGRKFRGLPCDMRDRQAIYAMLKRATIDSPPINILLCNAGTIRRKPAAEHPDEMWDEVLNVNLTAPFIIARELGKGMVERGRGKIIFTASLLSFQGGLTVPGYAASKGGIARLTMALANEWAGRGVNVNAIVPGYIATDNTQALRADPVRSGQILARIPAGRWGEPDDFKGAAVYLASDAARYVHGALLAIDGGWLGR; this comes from the coding sequence ATGTCGATCCTGAATCAGTTTCGGTTGGACGGAAGACTGGCGTTGATCACCGGCGCCAGTCGGGGGATCGGGCTGGCGTTGGCCGTCGGTTTGGCGGAGGCGGGAGCGGACATCGTGGCGGTCAGCGCGACCATGCCGGAAGATCCCGCCGCCAGCGAGATCGGGCGTGCCGTCACCAAGCTGGGCCGCAAATTCCGCGGGCTGCCCTGTGACATGCGCGATCGCCAGGCGATCTACGCCATGCTCAAGCGCGCGACGATCGACAGTCCGCCGATCAACATCCTGCTGTGCAACGCCGGCACCATCCGGCGCAAGCCGGCCGCCGAGCACCCCGACGAGATGTGGGACGAGGTTTTGAACGTCAACCTGACCGCGCCGTTTATTATCGCGCGGGAGCTGGGCAAGGGAATGGTCGAGCGCGGGCGCGGCAAGATCATCTTCACCGCGTCGCTGCTGTCGTTCCAGGGCGGCCTCACCGTGCCGGGCTACGCGGCCAGCAAGGGCGGCATCGCCCGCCTGACCATGGCCCTGGCCAACGAATGGGCCGGCCGCGGCGTCAACGTCAACGCCATCGTTCCGGGTTACATCGCCACCGACAACACGCAGGCCCTGCGCGCCGATCCGGTGCGCAGCGGGCAGATCCTGGCCCGCATCCCCGCCGGCCGCTGGGGCGAGCCGGACGACTTCAAAGGCGCCGCCGTCTATCTGGCCAGCGACGCCGCCCGCTATGTGCACGGCGCGCTGCTGGCCATCGACGGCGGCTGGCTCGGCCGCTGA